TGTTTCGCTAACAATAAAGGGAAATTGAAAAATACTGAACCTTCATTAAAATTTATGGAGAAGAGAATAAGACCTGAGGCGAGATTTACCCCAAGGCTGACCATAAGCACGCCTATATCTGTTTAGTATCTCAACTTCTGAGTACTCCACTCCATACTTTTCACCAACCTCCCTGTAAATCTGGATCACAACAAGAAATTTCAGTAAAATATGGAACTTAAATGCCAATAAAAACAGATGGAGGAGGCACAAGGGCCACTCTATATGGAACTTAGATGCCAGTAAAAAATGGAACTTAAATGCCAACAAAAACTGATTGTGCAAAATACCCAGAAGAAATTATCCATAACATGAATTGGTAGATGCGAAGGATTGAACAATAAATCCGCCGAAAACATCAAAAGCAAATCATGTGAATAAATTTGTACAACAGTGCTAAAAGGAATTTATGAAAGCGGAAATGGCCTGTTTccatataattaaagttaatatttttttaaaaaataatcatttaggAAAAAGTTTTTTTTCACCCCTCAACCCCAATAATAATCGTAATTCATGCACACAAAATAGTTGATTTGCCCAAGCATCTCATGCATGTCGCAcacaaagaaaaattgaaactctCGTACCTCGAgattattttttcttgattataAACAATTAAATGAATTAGAAATCACATCccaccaaaaaattaaaaaaagctTACATATGGTACATAAAATTGCGAGAAATCAAgctaaaaggaaaaaaaagaaaaaaaaagaaaagaaagaaaggaaCCTGGGCCATGGGTTGAGAAGGAACAAGTAGAGTGCCCACAGCATCAACAAACAAAGCCTTATGCGTCAGCCCACCGTAGAGATTCCTTCGATAATCCTCGTACTCCTTAACCAACCCCAGTAACCTCGACCCATTCAACACCTCCTCCGGAGGCGGTAGCGGCCGCGGATCGACCGCAACGGCGGCGGAGGTCGAGAAAGACAACGATCGACTCCGCGCTCCAGAGGCCGTGATGCTGAAGAGTTTGCTGATCTTGGTCCTTGCCGACGAAGCCATTTTTCCTTGGAATCGATTCGAATGTGATCCTACATTGAGCTGTGTGCCTCTGCTAGGAATGGGtctgtatgtatatatatacacactcgAGAATTTTGTTAAAGCAGGGAGAGAGAAGCATAAATGGAAAGACGTTCGCATGTTAAGTTACTGTTTTACCCCTGATTCATATCTTGGTATAGATGACTCTTTTTATTACATTAAATCAATGTCGTGTAATAATTGGAGATTTAGACGTGTTATCTAGGAAAAACGTGTATGAGATggtttcacggatcgtattttgtgaaacaaatatcttatttaggtcatctatgaaaaagtattaatttttatgctaagagtattactttttgttgtgaatatcggtaggattgacatgtctcacaggtaaaaattcgtgagaccgtctcacaaaaaacttactcTTTTAACAAATTCTTACATTTAAATTCCAACATGTGGATTTGAATTTGAAGatttaaaaatcatgataaCAAAACTGCTGGTTTACTTGGTAATCTACTTAGATATTGAATTTCGAATTTCAACTAGTTATTTTTTGTGTGGTTTTGATGTATTCCAAACACATCAGCTCTAATCTTTAATTCAAATGACACACATCTTGTGTGCGTTTCAAAtccataataattaatattgagATTATATAAAACTTGATATGAACtacatttaaaattcatttaaaatttgtataccaaatcaaattaaaaaatttgaaatttatttatatatttcacTTTAAAGTGAAATTATGTCTCACATATTTTCTTGACAAGACTATATAGAATTGATGGAAttgaaaaatcattaaaaaacacaattttaaaaaatgtcttatatttctaaataattttaaaaatgacgTCATGaaaacttaaattaattttttttgcattttcatataatatataaatatattatatttataaattaatttttcaagtgGTCCAAATTGGTACAATAActtttttatgttcaaaagaAGACCACAAGATTTTAGAGTGACAAAAGTCAGATTTAATTTGTGGAGGAAAGGGCTGCCCAAATTTGTGGTATATGTTGTTAGGGACCCATTTTTTGTTACAGCCTTTGAATTCCCTTCCAGCCAATCAAATACATGCAGGGAATgggtgtgagatggtctcacgaatctttatctgtgcgatcgatcaaccctatcgatattcacaataaaaaataatattattatcataaaaaataatattttttcatgaatgactcaaataagatatctgcccatctcaaacaaatttttgcttttcAAGTACTCAATTATTGACATTTGATCTATCAAACACATTACGCTTTGGTCTCTGcgtctgatttttttttatcaataattcTTGATTGAGTAGTATATATATAGCTGCTTGTATTTcacacaaatttaaaaaaatataattagaaaagtaaaatttatataaaaaaaattattttatctttatttaattcattcaaaaaatGTGTGCATTTTTATCTAGATTTAAATAATAGAGATGTATCTTAGTAAAACAGCAAGAAAAAATGATACTAAATATTTCAAGATGAACTATATATTTGATACaatcgaaaattaaagaaacctTTTGATAAATATGCCCTTTGATCAATTCAATGCAAAAAGCCTATAAATGAGAAAGATCATAATAAAAACTCTCATTAATTATACATGCATTATTGTTCCAACTTTCAACAATATTTTTCATCATCTTAAATGTAAATTAAACTTGATAAAGTCAATTTTCCAATATAgaaatggaaaaaaattaaatttaaatatctaCAAACTTTCTCACCACtccattttatatttaattaatataatataagttTCCCTCTTAAAAAAGATAACTAGAAAATTTCATATTGATTTGAAGAAATCCTTGACATCTTTTCTTTAACAACAAAAGCTCTTGTCACCGATCCTATCCACAAGTTCCCATTTTCTTCCTCAACTTCACTTACAAATTTCCATCCGCTTCTCATCTTGCCATCAAGTACCTCCATCACATTCCCATCTTCATCCAACCTAATTCCCATTCCTGGGCTCCCGATAAATCGAGCCAAGCGTGCGTGTAATTTTGTTAAATCCACGGAAAAATCGATTAGGAGGTTTCCAATCCAAGGATTTGATATGACCACATCCAAGAATTTAGTTCTTCGTGAATTGATTCCTACCCAAAATCCGCCCTTCTTATTCCGTTTGACGTTATCCGGGAATCCGGGCAACTGAGTCAAGAGCTCAAGAATCCCGGCTTTCGACGTTTTGAgccaaaatttgaataatttacATGTAGTCGTCTCTACGAAAAGTAAGAAATCGCCTTTTTTGCTCAATGCAACTCCATTTGGAAACATGAGATTGCTCAAAAGTAGAGTCGTTTCCTTAGTTTTGGGATCAAATTTCATCAATCTCCCCGAGTTCTCACCACTTAAAATCACGGGAATATGGTTCCTATAGATGTGGCGTGAGGAAAATTAAGTTaacattattaaaattttaaaacaacaaaaaaataattatatgaaattgaaatataaatttatcttttatatatatatatatatattgatatttcgTTCAGTGTTTTCAAACCAAATCGGACCGGCCAATTCAACTGATTCGACCTGGAGCTGGTCATGAATCCGATCCGAAACACTCTCAAAAACCGATTTAACGGTCAAACCTGTCAAAAACCGGTTTGACCGACTATgaacaagaaaaacaatacaACCAGTTCaacttgttttttcttttttaaatatatttttttaaattataaatttaatatttggttatatatgcatgattatttgaaatttggactttattaaaaatattatttagtagttctacattttatttaatatattttttatgttttaaaaacatatataaccataattgatattttggatatatgtatatagttttttaagtttttactttgataaatatatttttttgttctatttatgtacatattttatgtttaaaatttaaaatatattattaattatattataacagTATTTTTTCCGACCGTTCAATTAACCGATTCAACTGATTTGactgtttttaaaataaatcaatttaatcATCGATCCGATTatgaaaatattgattttggtattatatATCTTACCTTCGTGGAAAACGTGTGCTGCTGTCTGTAAAATACACAAGCCCGTTACTTGGATCAATGTCCAATGAATTAGTGAACCCGAAACTAACTCCGTCCACTTGTTTTGCAAGTGGGGTGCCCAACCCACCATTTGGGCCCACTTCAATGAGGCCCATATAAGCATCCGCTACATAGAGATGGCCTGTTTGTTCGTTGAACCGCAGGCCCAATGGTCTCCCACAAATGTGCTCCATCACCGAGTGATCATTTGGACCTTCGCATCCATACCTATTATGATAAATTAgctttaatctaaataaaataaataaaataattaaattaaatgtaggGGGTTTAAAAGATCATATCTTAGGATTTATGAGGTAAAATTTacttattgtttttattatcgTTGGATAACAGAATGCCCGTATCATATGTTAACTCGTCGGATTTTCGATACAAGGACgacaaatcaatatattttgataaatgaaataatttaaaatataatataaatacacTGGtcgatatttataaaaatataaaaaaaacttgaaaatatctttttttttccaaaaaatataataatatatataatttgttatgCTTTTACATCCATTGCTCACATCTAATAGGTGAATGTCATTTCAGTAGTACTCACATAGATGTCTACAATGAGTGAGTGTGCAACATCATATCAAACCTCGTGTGTGTATGTATACACTCCGTAACTCAAgttcttttatttatatcaaaactcACCTGACAGAAATTTGTGATTAGAAAACAAAGAGATAATGAATTGTGGAGTAGAGTATAGCTATATTGTCCAAATTCCAAACCTAAAAACTCTTAATTGCATACAATTTCGAAGCTACTAACTTTTAACATTTGACTCGTATGTTTTTTTTTGATATCCTAATCTAAGAGATGGAAAAGACTCGAACTTGAGTCAATATATGGAGaactattatttttttcgaGGACAAGAATAATGGATTTTTGCCATTCGACTTCCAACCAACAACTAAAATGCTAAATAGCCATTATTGACATATATATGACAACTGCCCATCaactgaaatttcgaaaattacaatGTCCCCACTTTTCCAATCATCTCATAATTGTTAAGAAATTAAGTTCCCACCCTTTTTTTAATGCGACGTCGAATTCCACTAACTATACGTTATTATATGCCCATCGAATTTGGTTTTCATGCAGCTAAATTTTTCAATAAGAAGGatgagtgtttttttttttttttttttttaatttttNNNNNNNNNNNNNNNNNNNNNNNNNNNNNNNNNNNNNNNNNNNNNNNNNNNNNNNNNNNNNNNNNNNNNNNNNNNNNNNNNNNNNNNNNNNNNNNNNNNNNNNNNNNNNNNNNNNNNNNNNNNNNNNNNNNNNNNNNNNNNNNNNNNNNNNNNNNNNNNNNNNNNNNNNNNNNNNNNNNNNNNNNNNNNNNNNNNNNNNNNNNNNNNNNNNNNNNNNNNNNNNNNNNNNNNNNNNNNNNNNNNNNNNNNNNNNNNNNNNNNNNNNNNNNNNNNNNNNNNNNNNNNNNNNNNNNNNNNNNNNNNNNNNNNNNNNNNNNNNNNNNNNNNNNNNNNNNNNNNNNNNNNNNNNNNNNNNNNNNNNNNNNNNNNNNNNNNNNNNNNNNNNNNNNNNNNNNNNNNNNNNNNNNNNNNNNNNNNNNNNNNNNNNNNNNNNNNNNNNNNNNNNNNNNNNNNNNNNNNNNNNNNNNNNNNNNNNNNNNNNNNNNNNNNNNNNNNNNNNNNNNNNNNNNNNNNNNNNNNNNNNNNNNNNNNNNNNNNNNNNNNNNNNNNNNNNNNNNNNNNNNNNNNNNNNNNNNNNNNNNNNNNNNNNNNNNNNNNNNNNNNNNNNNNNNNNNNNNNNNNNNNNNNNNNNNNNNNNNNNNNNNNNNNNNNNNNNNNNNNNNNNNNNNNNNNNNNNNNNNNNNNNNNNNNNNNNNNNNNNNNNNNNNNNNNNNNNNNNNNNNNNNNNNNNNNNNNNNNNNNNNNNNNNNNNNNNNNNNNNNNNNNNNNNNNNNNNNNNNNNNNNNNNNNNNNNNNNNNNNNNNNNNNNNNNNN
This sequence is a window from Primulina huaijiensis isolate GDHJ02 chromosome 13, ASM1229523v2, whole genome shotgun sequence. Protein-coding genes within it:
- the LOC140956406 gene encoding protein STRICTOSIDINE SYNTHASE-LIKE 2-like produces the protein MEHICGRPLGLRFNEQTGHLYVADAYMGLIEVGPNGGLGTPLAKQVDGVSFGFTNSLDIDPSNGLVYFTDSSTRFPRRNHIPVILSGENSGRLMKFDPKTKETTLLLSNLMFPNGVALSKKGDFLLFVETTTCKLFKFWLKTSKAGILELLTQLPGFPDNVKRNKKGGFWVGINSRRTKFLDVVISNPWIGNLLIDFSVDLTKLHARLARFIGSPGMGIRLDEDGNVMEVLDGKMRSGWKFVSEVEEENGNLWIGSVTRAFVVKEKMSRISSNQYEIF